One part of the Glycine soja cultivar W05 chromosome 11, ASM419377v2, whole genome shotgun sequence genome encodes these proteins:
- the LOC114376367 gene encoding ras-related protein RABH1b, with the protein MASVSALAKYKLVFLGDQSVGKTSIITRFMYDKFDNTYQATIGIDFLSKTMYLEDRTVRLQLWDTAGQERFRSLIPSYIRDSSVAVIVYDVASRQTFLNTAKWIEEVRTERGSDVIIVLVGNKTDLVEKRQVSIEEGEAKARELNVMFIETSAKAGFNIKALFRKIAAALPGMETLSSAKQEDMVDVNLKSTNGSAQSQPQSSGCAC; encoded by the exons ATGGCGTCTGTTTCAGCTTTAGCCAAGTACAAGCTCGTCTTCTTGGGTGACCAATCCGTGGGCAAAACCAGCATCATCACTCGCTTCATGTACGATAAATTCGATAACACCTATCAG GCTACAATTGGTATTGATTTTCTATCAAAAACTATGTATCTCGAAGATCGAACTGTTCGACTGCAGTTGTG GGATACAGCTGGCCAGGAAAGATTTAGAAGTCTTATTCCAAGCTACATTAGGGACTCATCTGTAGCTGTTATTGTATATGATGTTGCAA GCCGGCAGACTTTCCTAAATACTGCAAAGTGGATTGAAGAGGTGCGAACAGAGAGAGGCAGTGATGTCATTATTGTTCTTGTTGGGAACAAAACTGATCTTGTCGAGAAAAG ACAAGTCTCTATAGAGGAAGGGGAAGCAAAAGCACGTGAGCTCAATGTCATGTTCATTGAAACTAGTGCTAAGGCTGGGTTTAATATAAAG GCCCTATTTCGAAAAATTGCTGCAGCACTACCTGGAATGGAAACACTATCTTCTGCAAAACAAGAAGACATGGTTGATGTAAACTTAAAGTCTACAAATGGCAGTGCTCAGTCTCAACCTCAGTCAAGTGGATGTGCTTGTTAA